One genomic region from Roseofilum casamattae BLCC-M143 encodes:
- a CDS encoding NADAR family protein has product MTIYFYGTREQPYGCFSNFSRHGFELDGIWWPTSEHYFQAQKFVTTDLLWFEKIQTAKTPKEAAKMGRDRTHPLREDWELVKDEIMYRALLQKFATHEELQQLLLDTNDEAIVENSPIDYYWGCGKDGSGKNRLGEILMRVRETLRY; this is encoded by the coding sequence ACGCGCGAGCAACCCTATGGCTGTTTTTCTAATTTTTCCCGCCATGGATTTGAGTTAGACGGGATCTGGTGGCCGACGAGCGAGCACTATTTTCAAGCGCAGAAATTTGTTACCACCGATCTACTTTGGTTTGAGAAAATTCAGACCGCAAAAACACCAAAAGAAGCAGCAAAAATGGGTCGCGATCGCACTCATCCTTTGCGCGAAGATTGGGAACTAGTGAAGGATGAGATTATGTATCGGGCGCTCTTACAAAAGTTTGCGACTCATGAGGAACTACAGCAACTTCTCCTGGACACCAACGATGAAGCGATCGTCGAAAATTCTCCGATTGATTATTACTGGGGATGCGGCAAAGATGGTAGCGGAAAGAACCGCTTAGGAGAGATTTTGATGCGAGTTCGAGAAACTCTTAGGTATT